The proteins below are encoded in one region of Legionella antarctica:
- a CDS encoding DUF6282 family protein produces MRPLTAYQFIDIHYHAGPDLYERRWDAIKAGQLYGTLNGAAVLKSHLGATSVQATLAQNMGLPILSSLVLNHLAGGINYRVIQHALSEFQPSIAAKMIVHFPTITGRVIQSKLSRTIAHDYLSKHSLKSETIFNTKQQLRKEVIDILKMANDYPIVLSTGHASREEVYSLIDACIQYHVPALLLNQPANPLTGLNAQALSILTQNDFIWVEQTALTYLLNHQDKEDFAAVLTSIPRVIYSSDLGQMDQMDVPDWLTFSKHIFDELELSEQRQDDLTRANAVALLSL; encoded by the coding sequence TTGCGTCCACTTACAGCGTATCAATTTATTGATATTCATTACCATGCAGGTCCAGATCTTTATGAGCGTCGATGGGATGCCATTAAAGCAGGACAACTTTATGGGACGCTAAATGGGGCGGCTGTTTTAAAAAGTCATTTAGGAGCAACCAGTGTGCAGGCTACTCTTGCTCAAAACATGGGCTTACCTATACTATCTTCCCTGGTTTTAAATCACCTGGCTGGAGGAATAAATTATCGAGTCATACAGCATGCACTAAGTGAATTTCAACCATCAATTGCAGCAAAAATGATTGTGCATTTTCCCACAATTACAGGACGAGTGATTCAATCTAAATTATCAAGAACAATAGCTCATGATTATTTAAGCAAACACAGCCTTAAAAGTGAAACAATTTTTAATACGAAGCAACAATTACGTAAAGAAGTAATCGATATTTTAAAAATGGCAAATGATTACCCTATTGTCTTGTCAACCGGGCATGCTTCACGTGAAGAAGTGTACAGTTTAATTGATGCCTGCATTCAGTATCATGTTCCTGCATTATTATTAAATCAGCCGGCGAATCCACTAACTGGATTGAATGCGCAAGCGTTAAGTATACTGACCCAAAATGACTTTATTTGGGTTGAGCAAACTGCATTAACCTATTTATTAAATCATCAAGATAAAGAGGATTTCGCAGCAGTTTTAACGTCCATACCCCGAGTTATATACAGCTCTGATCTGGGTCAGATGGACCAAATGGATGTGCCAGATTGGCTTACTTTCTCAAAACATATTTTTGATGAATTGGAATTATCCGAGCAACGACAGGATGATTTAACCCGGGCGAATGCAGTAGCGTTACTTAGTCTTTAA
- a CDS encoding dienelactone hydrolase family protein, whose amino-acid sequence MIVTEEIDYSDKEAICRGFIAYDNSCSKKLPGVMVAHDWGGRGEAVCDKAIQLATMGYVGFAIDMYGNAQLGYDKSERRALMTPLVQNRQKLTDRIRAAFNFLTQLPQIDKDKIAAIGYCFGGLCVLDLARSGADVKGVVSFHGLLSAPEGTVLAHLKTRILILHGYDDPLVPPEQVEQFAVEMNQRKVDWQVHMYGLVQHSFTNPQANDDEMGLHYNKLADQRSWESTDSFLREVF is encoded by the coding sequence ATGATAGTTACTGAAGAAATAGATTATAGCGATAAAGAAGCTATATGTCGGGGCTTTATCGCATATGATAACAGTTGTTCAAAAAAACTCCCTGGGGTCATGGTGGCTCATGACTGGGGTGGACGCGGTGAGGCGGTCTGTGACAAGGCAATACAGCTTGCTACTATGGGGTATGTTGGTTTTGCTATTGATATGTATGGTAATGCCCAGCTTGGGTATGATAAATCGGAAAGAAGAGCCTTGATGACTCCGCTGGTGCAAAATAGGCAAAAATTAACGGATCGTATTCGTGCAGCTTTTAACTTTCTTACCCAACTACCTCAAATTGATAAAGATAAAATTGCTGCCATAGGTTATTGTTTTGGGGGATTATGCGTGCTGGACCTGGCTCGCTCTGGTGCAGATGTTAAAGGGGTTGTTAGTTTTCATGGTTTACTTTCAGCGCCTGAAGGAACGGTTCTAGCCCACTTAAAAACCAGGATACTGATATTACATGGTTACGATGACCCTTTGGTGCCACCTGAGCAGGTAGAACAATTTGCTGTCGAAATGAATCAAAGAAAAGTCGATTGGCAGGTTCATATGTATGGTCTTGTTCAACATTCTTTTACCAATCCACAAGCAAATGATGATGAGATGGGTTTGCATTATAATAAGCTTGCCGATCAACGATCTTGGGAAAGTACGGACTCCTTTTTACGAGAAGTTTTTTAA
- the dotA gene encoding type IVB secretion system protein DotA has translation MNKVVVAVLLSFFPALVLADSTLSFAPPASDYSIVFLGNLFGIVDGVLHGTGSQIMGTMFAVFNSAVLAVGGVIIMYTLMVSTMNTAHEGQMLGQKWSSIWIPVRSTLGLALLIPKASGYCLMQIFVMWIVVQGIGAADKVWEAALGYLNRGGVIIQAQQSNPTRGLINPQSSGVPGGAMSILAGQVCMLGLQKQLEAQRQTYLEMSQNSTSTSAPCNSDALKDFCNAAIPDFITTVNVVAVQNDKMNSNKNIIPKDYEAPMPNFTKSSTFNFLNGICGTIKWKSIAGLGTSGTMGVTDSQFKTAQMSRAIAIQQMYVDLTAVAQVMVNNNPAITPSTGSNSPGSDASKNYYSLIAREQFGVPLTASGTVCGTYTDKCVIWGPIASGSGVLFNGTEFQGAISDYNGIMTPTLNLMSIANDFQNKNNTRAFINEATNKGWIMAGSYFFDLVALNGNAADTTAATDTGTGLDSSTFGFNGIASGTCNADSYALLCTWFGNSAALLVQVQALIDGTYVSAGAGGVPIPGTAAKKPKLDSSSIAASTVDKTLTSSSVYGFVNNSMMMQVQGQPGLEPLQFANMIHFSVEPQTYYLQQQNFDCGKVKIAFFSFCLGRMMGNLFYNAIFRYIYNAFLAMFSQIINQVIMAFLMIPLQGMATIFQKGLETVSAPGVNPVVALANMGVMYINFSANLWMMLLNLAVTSAIIPIFGLFIFALIALAMPLLLAWIGIMVTVGFTTAYYIPILPYMIFTFGTLAWMISVIEAMVAAPIVALGVTHPEGHDAFGKGEAAIMILMNIFLRPALMIIGYISAIALCYVGVWLLNAGFDHAIGYMQSSPSQDPNACKNSAWGMCKESWTGTYGSMEKVNPENSLESQGSGVNSAFKGTQYTDWAGIYAYFFSILIYTTMYLVIVQKSFTLISLLPDKVLRWIGGNPESTGQEAAQWGEEVKTKSGEAGKATQDAQGQMGNKLGGYGQKALGKISKPGGSGKAKMSGESTQSKPSGEG, from the coding sequence ATGAATAAAGTGGTTGTAGCCGTACTTCTCTCTTTTTTTCCAGCGTTAGTTTTAGCGGACAGCACCTTAAGTTTTGCCCCTCCTGCCAGTGACTACTCGATAGTATTTCTGGGTAATTTATTCGGTATAGTGGATGGCGTGTTGCATGGAACTGGCAGCCAGATTATGGGTACCATGTTTGCTGTGTTTAACTCAGCAGTTTTAGCAGTTGGCGGAGTCATCATCATGTATACACTGATGGTGTCCACAATGAATACCGCTCATGAAGGACAAATGCTCGGTCAAAAATGGTCCTCTATCTGGATTCCTGTTCGGTCAACACTGGGCTTGGCCCTGTTAATACCAAAAGCATCAGGTTATTGTCTGATGCAAATTTTTGTTATGTGGATAGTAGTGCAGGGAATTGGGGCTGCAGATAAAGTGTGGGAAGCTGCCTTAGGTTACTTGAATCGAGGTGGGGTAATTATCCAGGCCCAACAATCAAATCCAACGAGAGGTCTTATCAATCCTCAATCGTCCGGAGTGCCTGGAGGAGCCATGTCCATTCTTGCTGGCCAGGTCTGTATGTTAGGTTTGCAAAAACAGCTAGAAGCTCAAAGACAAACTTATCTTGAAATGAGTCAAAACAGTACCAGTACCTCAGCACCATGTAATTCTGATGCATTAAAAGATTTTTGCAATGCGGCTATTCCTGATTTCATCACTACAGTAAATGTGGTCGCAGTTCAGAATGATAAAATGAATAGCAACAAAAATATTATTCCGAAAGATTATGAAGCGCCAATGCCTAATTTTACAAAGTCATCTACCTTTAATTTTTTAAACGGTATTTGCGGGACTATTAAGTGGAAATCCATAGCGGGCCTGGGCACCTCAGGTACTATGGGGGTTACTGATTCTCAGTTCAAAACAGCGCAAATGTCCCGAGCTATAGCTATCCAGCAAATGTATGTTGATCTTACCGCGGTCGCTCAGGTAATGGTTAATAATAATCCGGCTATAACTCCTTCGACCGGTAGTAACAGTCCGGGATCTGATGCCAGTAAGAACTATTATTCATTGATTGCCAGAGAACAATTTGGTGTACCTCTTACCGCTTCAGGCACGGTTTGTGGTACGTACACTGACAAGTGTGTTATCTGGGGACCCATTGCTTCAGGCAGCGGAGTATTGTTTAACGGAACAGAGTTTCAGGGGGCAATCAGCGATTATAACGGGATTATGACTCCTACCTTGAATTTGATGAGCATTGCAAATGATTTTCAAAATAAGAATAACACCCGCGCTTTTATCAATGAGGCTACCAATAAGGGATGGATCATGGCAGGGTCTTATTTTTTTGACCTGGTTGCTTTAAATGGAAATGCGGCTGATACGACAGCTGCAACAGATACAGGTACAGGTTTGGACTCCAGTACTTTTGGTTTTAACGGGATTGCTTCAGGCACGTGCAATGCTGATTCTTACGCGTTATTGTGCACCTGGTTTGGAAATAGTGCCGCTCTCCTTGTTCAGGTACAGGCACTAATAGACGGTACATACGTTTCAGCAGGAGCAGGAGGGGTGCCTATTCCAGGAACAGCTGCAAAAAAGCCTAAATTAGACAGTAGTTCAATTGCAGCAAGCACAGTCGACAAGACGCTTACTTCTTCATCGGTGTATGGCTTTGTAAATAACTCCATGATGATGCAGGTGCAAGGTCAACCCGGATTGGAACCGTTACAATTTGCTAATATGATTCATTTCAGTGTGGAACCTCAAACTTATTATTTGCAACAACAGAATTTTGACTGTGGAAAAGTGAAAATTGCATTTTTCTCATTTTGCCTGGGACGAATGATGGGTAACTTGTTTTACAACGCCATATTTCGATATATATACAATGCCTTCCTTGCTATGTTTTCCCAAATTATCAATCAGGTCATTATGGCTTTCTTAATGATTCCGCTACAAGGGATGGCAACTATTTTCCAAAAGGGACTCGAAACGGTATCGGCACCGGGAGTTAATCCAGTTGTAGCCCTGGCTAATATGGGCGTTATGTACATTAACTTTTCTGCTAATTTATGGATGATGTTATTGAATCTGGCTGTTACCAGCGCAATTATACCCATTTTTGGATTGTTTATTTTTGCCCTAATTGCTCTTGCCATGCCGCTATTATTGGCCTGGATTGGGATTATGGTCACTGTCGGGTTCACAACAGCGTATTACATTCCTATTTTACCTTATATGATTTTTACCTTTGGTACTTTGGCCTGGATGATTTCAGTCATAGAAGCGATGGTCGCCGCCCCTATTGTAGCTTTGGGGGTTACTCATCCTGAAGGGCATGATGCCTTTGGTAAAGGTGAGGCGGCGATTATGATCTTAATGAATATCTTTTTAAGACCTGCTTTGATGATTATTGGGTATATTTCAGCAATAGCTCTTTGTTATGTTGGGGTATGGCTTCTTAATGCCGGGTTTGATCATGCTATTGGTTACATGCAAAGCAGTCCTTCTCAAGATCCTAATGCCTGTAAAAATTCTGCATGGGGCATGTGTAAGGAGTCCTGGACGGGTACCTATGGCTCGATGGAGAAGGTCAATCCCGAGAACTCACTCGAGTCTCAAGGTTCCGGGGTCAACTCTGCTTTTAAAGGTACCCAATATACAGATTGGGCAGGTATTTATGCGTACTTTTTCTCTATATTAATTTATACAACCATGTATTTAGTCATTGTGCAGAAATCATTTACTTTGATCTCCCTATTGCCTGATAAAGTGTTACGTTGGATAGGTGGCAACCCGGAAAGTACAGGCCAGGAGGCTGCTCAATGGGGTGAGGAAGTGAAAACAAAATCTGGAGAGGCTGGTAAAGCAACTCAAGATGCTCAAGGGCAAATGGGTAATAAGCTCGGTGGTTATGGTCAGAAAGCGCTTGGCAAGATTTCTAAACCTGGTGGTTCTGGTAAGGCTAAAATGTCAGGTGAAAGTACCCAATCCAAACCTTCTGGAGAAGGTTAA
- the icmV gene encoding type IVB secretion system protein IcmV — MKKKSGSRIVRVFSRIINIRTWFDWDRTKAFTIALKNSIKSFFVPDQITTVESFESAQSKMHLSDADLLLKQKALFRLSMVMLTAAVLILGYSGYHLFYGSYKAFFISLSVTSIALVLAFRYHFWYFQIKNRKLGCTFKEWYRQGLLGEKE, encoded by the coding sequence ATGAAAAAGAAATCAGGCTCCAGAATTGTAAGAGTTTTTTCACGGATAATAAATATCCGCACATGGTTTGATTGGGACCGAACTAAAGCATTTACTATTGCTTTGAAAAACAGCATCAAGAGTTTTTTTGTTCCGGATCAAATTACCACTGTCGAATCGTTTGAATCAGCACAATCCAAGATGCATTTAAGTGATGCCGATTTGTTGTTAAAACAAAAGGCTTTATTTCGCTTAAGCATGGTGATGCTTACAGCGGCGGTACTCATCCTGGGGTATTCCGGATATCACCTTTTTTATGGCTCATATAAAGCATTTTTCATCAGCCTGTCAGTTACATCTATCGCTTTGGTTTTGGCTTTCCGTTATCATTTTTGGTATTTCCAGATTAAAAATCGTAAATTGGGTTGTACCTTCAAAGAATGGTATCGACAAGGCTTATTGGGGGAGAAAGAATGA